Within the Bradyrhizobium ottawaense genome, the region AAGGCCGACTACAAGGTCAACGCCAGCGGGCTCGGCCTGAAGCAGAACCTGCACTGCGCCAGCGACAGCTACAAATTCGATCTCTCCAGCGACGTCACCAGCCAGGGTGACCGCATCTCCGGCAATTGGAGCGAGAAGAGCCGCAACATCTTCGGCAATCTGCAGGGCACCGCGGGCGGCGGCCAGATCAACGTGTTCGTCGAGGCTTCCGGCTTCGCCGCCAACCTGAATTTGCGCACCACCGGCAACAAGCAGGTGGTCCAGATCGACTCCAAGGGTGAAATCCGCGGCGTCAAGATCACGATGACGAGGACCTGACGCACCGCGCCCGCGTCTTCCAGACCGCTTAAAGCAAAGCGCCCTCGGATTTGCTCCGAGGGCGTTTTCTTTTGGGGCGTTTTCGTCTGGCGATCCGACTTGGAAAAGCTACTCCGCCGGCTTCGCCTGGCGCGCAGTGCCGCGCAGCTTTTCCGACAGATTGATCAGGAACATCGACGTCGGCCGCAGGATGAAGAGGTCGGCGACCAGCGCCGCAATCATCGAGAACGCGCTGAGCCAGCCGAACAGGCGCAGCGACGGCAGGTCGGAGAACACCGTCACCACCAGGCCGCAGGCCAGCACCACCGTGGTCAGGATCAGCGCCGGACCGACCAGCACGGTTGCCCGCTCCACCGCCAGTTCCGCGCTGACGCCGGGCTTTCGCTCGAGCCGCAGCCGGTTGAGGAAGTGAATCGTCGCACTCAGGCCGAGGCCGAATGACACCGTCAGCGCCACTACGCTGGCGAATTGCAGCCCCTCGCCCATGATCGCCAACACCGTCCCCGATGCCACCACCGGGAAAATGCCGGGCAGGATGCAGGAAAACATCACCACGACCGAGCGGAACGCCAGCCCGATGAAGACCGCAACCAGCAGGAATTCCACCGTCAGGCCGCGGTTGAGCTTCTCGATCATGTTGGAGCTGTTGCGCGCGGCAATCACCGAAAGGCCGGTGACCGCAATTTCGTAACCCGGATGCTCCGAACGCACCTTGTCGAGCCCCTTGTCGAGCTTGTTCACCACCGGAAGCAGCGCACTTGAATCGATATCGGGTACGCGGCCCGACACCACCACCGCATCCTGGTCGGCCGAGATGAAGCGCCGGACCAGATGTTCGGGGATCACGCTGACATATTCCTTCAGGGTCGCCACGTCGTTGCTCCCCGCCTTCTCGGCGAGCCAGCGGCGCAGCGTTTCCAGCGACCAGACGTTGCCGACGCCGGCCGCGGTTTCGACCATGGAATGAACGTCGGCGATCGTCTTCAGCGTATCCGGCGCGTAGAGCGAGGCGCCCTTGGGAAATTCGATCAGGACGTCGACCGGATTGGCGCCGGTGAGCTTGGCATCGAGACGGCTCGACGCCTCCACCGCCTGCCGCTTGTCCGGCACCTGGTCGGCCAGCCGGTAGCGCGGCTGCAGGTTGGCGTAGACGTAGCCCATGCTGGCGACGACGAGCACCGCGATCAGGCTGAACAGCCCGGGGCGGCCGACCATGCGTACCGCGATCCAGTAGCAGAAGTTGCGCAGCGCCTGCACGCCCGCGTCGGCGCCCTGGAACTTGACCGCCATGACCTTTTCGTTGCGCACAAAAAGCACGCCGAATACCGGCACCAGCGACAGCACCGCGATCAGCGCGATGATAGTGGCCGCAAGGCCGGCCTCGCCGAATTTGCGGATCAGTTCGGAATCGGAGAATTGCAGGGCGATGAACGAGATGCCGGCGGTGCCATGGGTGAGCACGCAGGCGGGACCGACCACCAGCACGGCGTTCTTGAACGCGGTGTACTTGTCCTGGCCCGCGATCAGGCGGTCGCGCGCCGCGAATGTCAGCTGCATCGAGTCGGAGAAGCTGATCACCATGATGAGCGGCGTCATCACGTTGAGGAACATGTTGAGATTGAAGTTGGCCCAGCCGAGGCCGCCGAGCGCGAGCAGGATCGCGATGATCGGCGGGAAGGCGGCGACGACCATGAACGATATCTTGCGGAAGAAGATGATCGCGATGATGCAGCCGGCCAGAATGCCGAGGATGTTGTAAGTCAGCCCGTCGCGCTTCACCGCGTTGCGGATTTCGAGCTGCATGACGGGAACGCCGGAGAGCTGGGCGTTGAGCCCGCTGCCGGCAAGATCTTCCGCCATGATCTTCCTGATGTCGCCGACCGCCTTGGTGAGATCGTTGCTGGCGACGATGTTCGGCTCCAGCGACAGCACGATCAGCGCCAGCGTGCCGTCCTCGCTCAACAGCTTGCCGCGGATGATCTCGTTCGCCTTCACGGTCTCGGCGAACTTGTCGTAGGCAGCACCTTCCGGCAGTTCCGATGGGAACAGCGCCGCCGGCAGCTTGCCGGGTTCCGGCGCCTGGCGTGCCGAGAACAGCGAGACCAGACCGCGCACGCCATCGACCAGTTGCAGGTCGGTGACCATGTCGCGGAGCTTTTCGAGGTTTTCGCGCGCCAGCAGCGTCTTGCCTTCGACCACGACCAGCACGTCGAATTCGGTCGCCGGGAAGCGCTTGGTCACGGCCTCGTATTGCTTGTAGTCCTTGGAATTGGAGCGAAACAGCTGGCTCAGCGAGTCGTCGATCTTGATCCGCTCGATCCCGAACAACGCGGCGATCATCAGTGCGACGAGAACGATGCAGGACATGATCGGCGCCTTGACCGCGATCAGGCCGAGGCGCTCCAGCCCAAAGGCGATGCTCGTACCCTTTACCGGCTCCTCGATCGCTGCGACGTGGACCTGACTTTCGGAATTCTTGTCGAGCATACCCTGTCCAGTTCTCACGTCGGTGTCGGTTGTGAAGCTTGCTTGGGTCGGTGGCGCAATAGCGGCTTCTTCAGCCCTGTCTGATCGGCGCTAGCCCTTGAAATCACGCGGTAAATTAACGCCGCCGTTTTACAGGTCCGAACCCGATCCGGCAAGCGCGCGCGGCGGGGCAAATCGGCGTGCGGATGACGAAAATGCGCGTTAAGTCTCTGATTTGTCACACCGGGCTCGCTCACAGGGCCGAACTGGCCGCGATCTGCGCCGGCGGTCCTCCGCTTTCGTCCTTCAGGGCGACGCCGGTGAGTTGCCGCGCGAGCCCTTCACGAACCAGCCACGCAATCTTGAACGCGGCTTCATCGTAACTCAGGCCGGCGCCGTGGATGTTGGAGATGCAATTGCGTTCGGCGTCGGTCAAGCCGATGCGCGGTCCGAACGTCAGATAGGCCCCGAGACTGTCCGGCGCCGACATGCCTGGCCGCTCGCCGATCAACATCACCACCATGCGCGCGCCGAGCGCAGCACCGATCTCGTCGCCCAGCGCCACGCGCGCGCCCGACGCAACCACGACCGCGCCTACTCCGATGCTGGTCTCCGCCAGCCGTCCAGCAAGGTTGCGAACCAGTTCGACCGCGTGAAGGTTGACCGCAGCCGGCGACAGGCCGTCGCCGATGACGACGGCAAGCTCGCAACGATTGTCGCTCCGGTCGGCCAGCAAACTCCGCGATCCGGCGTCGAGCATGCGGCCAAGGTCGGGACGGCGCAGATAGTCGCGCCGGTCGGGCGCCTGGCTTGCGACCTCAAGCACGTTCAGGCCGAGGCCGGCCAATTCCGCGCTCAGGCGCGGGGCATCGAAGGCGGCATGGACGGCATCGCGCGCGCGTGCGTGGTCGAGCGTGAAAGCGAGCAACGCCTCGGTCGGCATGCTCGCCCCTGCCCGGCCGAGCCCGACGCGGGCCGGCGTCAGTTCGCGCAGACGCTTGATCGAAACGGTCGCAATCGAACCGGGCACCGCCGGCGTTTTCATGACGACTTCCAGGGTTTGCTACTCGGCGGGGACCGAGGCCTCGCGCAGCCGGATCGAATAGTTCGACGCGCTCTGCTGACCGACCGACGCCGCGCGCGCGAACATGATCAGGTGATGTGCGATCATGGACGACGCGATCAGCCCCTCGATGTCGCCACGGCGCAGCCGCCCCAGCGCGAATTTCCAGAACACGCGTCTGTAATCGCCGAGCACACCGACCTTCCAGAAAATGTTCCGGAGCATGATCAAGGCGCGCTTGATGTTGGCCCAGCTCTTCTGCTCGGGGGTTACCGGCACCTTCAACCGCCGCGCATAGGTGTAGTCGCACTGATACTGGTAGCGCGCGAACAGCTTTTCCGGCGCATAGGCGACTGCCATGCATTTGCGCCACGAATCGACCACCTGATCATAGGGCAACAGGAACGCGACGTTGGAGTCGCGGCTTTCGTCTTCCTCGAGCAGACGGCCTTCGCGCTCCAGCCGATCCCACAGCGGCGTCTTCGGCAGCGCCTGCAGCAGATTGATCGTCAACAGCGGAATCCGCGATTCGTCGACGAACGCCAGCAGCGCGTCGCCGGTTTCCGGCTTGTCGGTGTCGAGCCCCATGATGATGCC harbors:
- a CDS encoding efflux RND transporter permease subunit — protein: MLDKNSESQVHVAAIEEPVKGTSIAFGLERLGLIAVKAPIMSCIVLVALMIAALFGIERIKIDDSLSQLFRSNSKDYKQYEAVTKRFPATEFDVLVVVEGKTLLARENLEKLRDMVTDLQLVDGVRGLVSLFSARQAPEPGKLPAALFPSELPEGAAYDKFAETVKANEIIRGKLLSEDGTLALIVLSLEPNIVASNDLTKAVGDIRKIMAEDLAGSGLNAQLSGVPVMQLEIRNAVKRDGLTYNILGILAGCIIAIIFFRKISFMVVAAFPPIIAILLALGGLGWANFNLNMFLNVMTPLIMVISFSDSMQLTFAARDRLIAGQDKYTAFKNAVLVVGPACVLTHGTAGISFIALQFSDSELIRKFGEAGLAATIIALIAVLSLVPVFGVLFVRNEKVMAVKFQGADAGVQALRNFCYWIAVRMVGRPGLFSLIAVLVVASMGYVYANLQPRYRLADQVPDKRQAVEASSRLDAKLTGANPVDVLIEFPKGASLYAPDTLKTIADVHSMVETAAGVGNVWSLETLRRWLAEKAGSNDVATLKEYVSVIPEHLVRRFISADQDAVVVSGRVPDIDSSALLPVVNKLDKGLDKVRSEHPGYEIAVTGLSVIAARNSSNMIEKLNRGLTVEFLLVAVFIGLAFRSVVVMFSCILPGIFPVVASGTVLAIMGEGLQFASVVALTVSFGLGLSATIHFLNRLRLERKPGVSAELAVERATVLVGPALILTTVVLACGLVVTVFSDLPSLRLFGWLSAFSMIAALVADLFILRPTSMFLINLSEKLRGTARQAKPAE
- the eutC gene encoding ethanolamine ammonia-lyase subunit EutC — its product is MKTPAVPGSIATVSIKRLRELTPARVGLGRAGASMPTEALLAFTLDHARARDAVHAAFDAPRLSAELAGLGLNVLEVASQAPDRRDYLRRPDLGRMLDAGSRSLLADRSDNRCELAVVIGDGLSPAAVNLHAVELVRNLAGRLAETSIGVGAVVVASGARVALGDEIGAALGARMVVMLIGERPGMSAPDSLGAYLTFGPRIGLTDAERNCISNIHGAGLSYDEAAFKIAWLVREGLARQLTGVALKDESGGPPAQIAASSAL